From the genome of Virgibacillus siamensis, one region includes:
- a CDS encoding SDR family NAD(P)-dependent oxidoreductase, whose protein sequence is MSSWDEMLKGKTAVVTGASRGLGRADALALAEAGADVVITDILIESDEHNEQEAERFGPIAQVMQSTNVMYADKTAQEIRDMGRRSFAAKMDVTDREQVQDVFAKVKEEFGRIDILVNNAGTLDHVSQIENQNDDFWQRDLNVNLTGSYNCTKAVWPYMKEQGYGRIINMSSVAGTLGGFGQASYSVTKGGLLSFTKSMALEGGKHGINVNAIVPGIIGTEAFKMGNAKMNQRMIDRTVFKQPGEPEDIANAITFLVSDKAKYITGIGLNVSGGIELFTF, encoded by the coding sequence GGACGTGCGGATGCATTGGCGCTGGCAGAGGCTGGGGCGGATGTGGTCATAACAGATATTCTGATTGAATCAGATGAACATAATGAACAGGAAGCTGAACGATTTGGACCAATCGCACAGGTGATGCAAAGCACCAATGTGATGTATGCAGATAAAACAGCTCAGGAAATCAGGGACATGGGGCGTCGGTCATTTGCGGCAAAAATGGATGTAACGGACCGTGAACAGGTTCAGGATGTTTTTGCAAAGGTAAAAGAAGAGTTTGGAAGAATTGATATCTTAGTTAACAATGCGGGAACATTGGATCATGTTTCGCAAATCGAAAATCAGAATGACGATTTCTGGCAGCGCGATTTGAATGTTAATCTGACTGGTTCTTACAACTGTACAAAGGCTGTCTGGCCGTATATGAAAGAACAGGGATACGGTCGTATCATTAATATGTCATCTGTTGCGGGGACACTTGGTGGATTTGGCCAGGCAAGTTATTCCGTCACGAAAGGCGGATTGCTGAGTTTTACCAAAAGCATGGCATTGGAAGGCGGGAAACATGGAATTAATGTCAATGCGATTGTACCCGGAATTATCGGGACAGAGGCATTTAAGATGGGAAATGCAAAAATGAATCAACGAATGATAGACAGAACGGTGTTCAAACAACCCGGAGAACCGGAAGACATCGCAAATGCGATTACGTTTCTGGTTTCAGACAAGGCAAAGTATATTACCGGAATCGGTCTGAATGTTTCCGGTGGCATTGAATTGTTCACATTTTAA